From a single Vitis vinifera cultivar Pinot Noir 40024 chromosome 18, ASM3070453v1 genomic region:
- the LOC104882597 gene encoding putative pentatricopeptide repeat-containing protein At1g12700, mitochondrial, producing MKLPLFCHILSRRQLSIYSTPFPAAPPPPSSDHFLYLKDLFSIFTALSNNPRNYKALSTLNSLLSQAHHLDAATSVLVIHALSQLNKLQRAKSLIFNLKSQANLSHYFLYSVVIDSVVKHGTIDEVEAFWADIFRPPTIDVSDYVIYVCKFGDANDIRRVSHRILMGCSGLRQQSYAGLIGALCRENEGVLAKEVLRQMKSRGFRCDDITSFVLFRCFCRNGNLDEADLILRKLVKRRYHIDVCVYGSFIHGLCKSGKFREAGKLFRKLIKKDCFKVDGAELLKEGRRAIFQLNCEGVVPEVMAYEIYFRSLCSAGKLDEAEVLLKKMMKRRTVPEICVHGSFVKALCRAGREVDAMKFFYVERKKGLIQVDELAGFVIKELCGIGKVDDAGRIFHETLANGGFVNPTAASNCILASYWEVGRVAEAEKLFGSMQTGGFGWPDLLTYTTMVSGYCNQGNVSKAVSLFGEIAHSNIPVNGKLYEIIVRGLCDGGRLKEAHMYLNEMIKHGHMISFTRWKALFYSTFVGNKHGFSLGF from the coding sequence ATGAAACTACCCTTATTCTGTCACATCCTTTCCCGTCGTCAACTGTCAATCTACTCCACCCCCTTCCCCGCTGCGCCGCCGCCACCGTCATCGGACCATTTTCTTTATCTAAAAGACCTATTCTCTATATTCACAGCCCTCTCAAACAATCCCAGAAACTACAAAGCCCTGAGCACTTTAAATTCGTTGCTCAGCCAAGCCCATCACTTGGATGCCGCAACTTCAGTTCTCGTAATCCACGCTCTCTCCCAGTTGAACAAGCTCCAGAGAGCTAAATCTCttattttcaatctcaaatccCAGGCTAATCTATCCCACTACTTCCTCTACAGCGTTGTCATCGATTCTGTAGTTAAACACGGTACGATAGACGAGGTCGAGGCCTTCTGGGCCGACATTTTCAGGCCTCCTACAATCGATGTTTCCGATTATGTGATCTATGTTTGTAAATTCGGCGACGCGAATGATATTAGGAGGGTTTCCCACAGAATTTTGATGGGTTGCAGCGGGTTAAGGCAACAGAGCTATGCGGGCCTGATTGGGGCTTTGTGCAGGGAAAATGAGGGGGTATTAGCCAAAGAGGTTCTTCGACAGATGAAGTCTAGGGGGTTTAGATGCGACGATATTACTTCCTTTGTGTTGTTTCGGTGTTTTTGTAGGAACGGGAATTTGGATGAAGCTGATTTGATTCTGAGGAAACTGGTGAAGAGAAGGTACCACATTGATGTTTGTGTTTACGGGAGTTTCATTCACGGGCTTTGTAAATCGGGCAAGTTCAGAGAAGCGGGTAAATTGTTTCGAAAATTGATAAAGAAAGATTGTTTCAAGGTCGATGGGGCTGAGTTGTTGAAGGAGGGGAGGAGGGCAATTTTTCAATTGAATTGTGAGGGTGTGGTTCCTGAGGTGATGGCTTATGAGATTTATTTCCGGTCATTGTGCAGTGCTGGAAAGCTTGATGAGGCGGAAGTGTtgttgaagaagatgatgaagaggaGAACTGTGCCAGAGATATGTGTCCATGGTTCTTTCGTCAAGGCGCTGTGCCGGGCTGGCAGGGAGGTGGATGCTATGAAGTTCTTTTATGTGGAGAGAAAGAAAGGGCTTATTCAGGTGGATGAACTTGCAGGATTTGTGATCAAAGAGCTTTGTGGAATAGGGAAAGTGGATGATGCTGGGAGGATTTTTCATGAAACTCTTGCAAATGGTGGGTTTGTTAATCCCACGGCTGCTTCTAACTGTATACTTGCTAGTTATTGGGAAGTAGGAAGAGTGGCTGAAGCAGAGAAATTGTTTGGCAGTATGCAGACTGGAGGGTTTGGATGGCCTGATTTATTGACTTATACTACCATGGTGAGTGGGTATTGTAACCAAGGAAATGTTTCGAAGGCGGTCAGCTTGTTTGGAGAAATAGCACATAGTAATATCCCAGTTAATGGAAAATTGTATGAGATAATTGTTAGAGGATTGTGTGATGGTGGGCGGCTCAAGGAAGCACATATGTACCTAAATGAAATGATCAAGCATGGGCATATGATTTCTTTCACCAGATGGAAAGCTCTTTTTTATTCCACATTTGTTGGTAATAAACATGGTTTCTCACTTGGATTCTGA
- the LOC100242037 gene encoding GATA transcription factor 25 has protein sequence MYGHPQHMSMHNQIAGDDDDGAASESIDNPHVHYDAHVLQDGVVPGMEVAGDVPSDAVYVADGSEVALQPSDATNQLTLSFRGQVYVFDSVTHEKVRSVLLLLGTPELSSIAHNMEIVPQNQRALTDFPGPYNQPHRAASLNRFRQKRKERCFDKKIRYNVRQEVALRMQRNKGQFSSSKKSEGTFSWDSVQDSGQDESPPETLCTHCGTSSKSTPMMRRGPTGPRSLCNACGLFWANRGSLRDLSKKNQDHSLNQIERGDGEANDSDCGTSGYINNNHVAFSNSDNPALIPEQ, from the exons ATGTACGGTCACCCGCAACACATGAGCATGCACAACCAGATCGCCGGCGACGACGACGACGGCGCTGCTTCGGAGTCCATCGATAATCCTCATGTCCATTATGATGCCCACGTTCTCCAAGACGGAGTCGTCCCCGGCATGGAAGTCGCCGGAGACGTACCCTCCGACGCTGTGTACGTCGCCGATGGCTCCGAAGTCGCTCTTCAACCCAGCGACGCTACCAATCAGCTTACGCTCTCCTTCCGCGGCcaagtttatgtttttgattCTGTTACGCATGAaaag GTTCGATCTGTGCTATTACTTTTGGGGACACCAGAACTATCTTCCATTGCACATAATATGGAAATAGTACCTCAAAATCAGAGG GCTTTAACAGACTTCCCTGGACCATACAATCAACCTCATAGAGCAGCTTCTTTAAATAGGTTCCGTCAAAAGAGAAAAGAGCGGTGTTTTGATAAGAAAATTAGATATAATGTCCGCCAAGAAGTTGCACTCAG GATGCAGCGAAACAAGGGTCAATTTTCTTCGTCAAAGAAGTCTGAGGGAACTTTTAGCTGGGATTCTGTCCAGGATTCTGGACAAGATGAGAGCCCTCCTGAAACCTT ATGTACACATTGTGGCACCAGTTCAAAGTCCACTCCAATGATGCGACGTGGGCCAACTGGTCCGAGGTCTCTCTGCAATGCATGTGGGCTTTTTTGGGCAAACAGG GGATCTTTGAGGGATCTTTCCAAGAAAAACCAGGATCATTCTCTGAACCAAATTGAGCGG GGTGATGGTGAAGCTAATGATTCTGACTGTGGAACTAGTGGATACATAAATAACAATCATGTTGCTTTCTCAAATAGTGATAACCCGGCTTTAATACCTGAGCAGTAA